The region CGCGAGATCGGTGATGCTCTCCGCGGACTCCGCCAATCGCTGGAGGTAGTCCGGCGCGTCCGCCGCGTCCTGTGCGTCCGGCTCGCCTTGAGCCTCGCCCATCAAGACGGCCAGCGAATCGGCGGCCACCGAGTCCGGCACAGCCGTCAGGTCGGCCACCCGTACGGGAAGCGTGACAGTGCGCCCCGCCACTTCCATGGGCATCACGCGAAATCCGGGCGTCGTGGCGGCGACGTCGAGGGTCTCCTCTGCCTCGCGCAGCAGCCGCTCCGCATCGCCGGCGTCGCCCTGAGACGCGAGCTGGCCTCGGATCTCGAATTGCAGGGCCCGCGCGTCGTGGTACAGCCGCCCGGCCTCCCTGTGCAGGCGAGGCTCGGCCTGGCGCGCCTCGGGGAACCCGACCATCAGTATTTCGAGCAGCAACTGCGCCTCGGCCAGGTCGCCGAGGCGATAGCGGGCGAACGCCTCCCAATAGTAGGAATCGGGCTCGAACGGGGGCGTCGTCAGCGCGGATTCGGTCCGCACCGCCTGGAAGAGCGCCGCCGCGCGTTCGAACTCCTCCGCGTTGATGGCGCGGCGCGCCTCAAGGAATCGCGCCACCTCTTCCTGTTGGACGGTCTGCGCGGCCAGGGTCCCCGCCCCGAGCACGGGCAGCGCGGCGCGCGGGGGGGCGGCGTCCACGATCGTGAGACCGGCCAGCAGCAGCCCGATCCACGTCAAGTGTCTTACGCGATTATCCATGTTATGCCTCCGTACGGTTCCGTTCATGTGCCGCTCGCGGACCGAAGCCGCATCAGCGTTCCCTGCCGTTCCATGCTCTCGCGGGCCAGTTCGCGCTCGAAGTCCGGGGCGTCCGGGCCGAGCCGCGCGATCTGCACGAGGACGAGTTCGAGATCCTGCAGCAGCGTGCGCTCCCGCTGGCCCTCCGCGGCAGGCGTGCTGAGCAGCGAACGGGTCTCGACCAGGAACTCGCGCGCCCACTTGGCCAGGTCGCGCTGCGACTCGTCGGTTCCGATATCCGTGCGGAACGCAACCAGCAGGGCCTGGGTCCGGTCCAGGTGACGGGAGATTCGGGACAGATCGTATTCTTCGGCGGCGTCGCGGATCGGCGGGTCCGCGTCGGGCCGGCCCGACGCCGCGGCCGGGGCCGGATCGGCGGCCGGCGGCGGATCGGCCGCGACGAACTGCCGGGTCGTCTCCAGGGGCTCCTCGAGGACGGAAAGCGCCAGCGCCTCCTCGGCAGCCGTCGGCGCGAGGGGCCCGGAGCCGGTCGCGGCGACCGACATCGGCGTCGCCGTCACCGGTGCCGCCGTGGTCGGCGTCGTCGTCGTCGCGGCGACGGTTTCCGGCTCGGCGGGCACGGGGAGCTGCGCGCCACGGTCGAGCGCCACGGCCAGCGCGACCGACGCGGCGGCAGCGCCCGTCAGCCACACGGTCGTCCGGCCGGGCCGCCGCCCGAACGTCCGGGCCACGATCAGCCGCAGCGGGCCGCGAGTCGCCTTGCGCGCGCCGGGGTCCTCCGGCTGCCGCGCGACCCACTCCGCCTCGATCCGTTCCCACATCGTCTCGCGCGGCGGGGGCGGCGGGTCGTGGTAGCCCAGCACATCGAAGGGGTGATCGACGCCGCGATCGACGACACCGCCAACGCCGGCCACCGCGCCCGTCATGTCCACCGTCTCAAGCGAGTCGGCGTCGGGCACCGGCGGCGCCCCGAGCCGAGCCTCGATCCCGGCCCACATGCTCTCGGCCGGGGCTTCCGGCGGGTCGTGGTAGTCGGCCGCCTCCCGGCGGACGAACCGGACAAAGCGGCTCGCGTCGTCCATGCGATCCTTCAGCATGCCCATTCTCCCGCGAAGTCCGCGAGCTTCTCCCGCAGGCGGCTGCGCGCCCGGAAGAGCTGCGACTTGGACGTCCCGGCCTTGATGCCGAGCATCGTCCCGATCTCCTCGTGCGTGTAGCCCTCGAGGTCGTGCAGCAGGAAGACGGTTCGATAGCCGGCGGGAAGTTCGTCAATGGCGCGGTGCAGCCGCTCCTTGACGTCGGGCTCGAGGCTGCTCAGGCCGCGGGTCGAGCGGAGGTCCTCGTGCAGCGCGGTCTCGCGGCTGCGAAAGCGCTTCACCTTGCGGAGCCCGTTCAGCGACACCGTCGTGGCGATCGATCCCAGCCACGTCCCGAACGCGGCCTCGCCGCGAAACGTGTCGATCTTCGTGAACGCCCGCACGAACGTCTCCTGCGTAAAATCCTGGGCGAGATGGTCCTCGCCCGCGAACCGGTAGCAGATCCGGAACACCCGGTCGACGTGCGCGTCGTACAACGCGCGCGCCGCGTCCTGGTCTCCGTCCCTGAGCCGCTGAATGAGTTGCGGTTCCGTCACCGTGCCGGGGTCTCCGGGTACACGTCGGTTCTTCCGCTTCTTCTGCTTCTGGACCGGTGACACTGGCAACCGGGGATTGGTTGCGCGGGGATCGGGCGGACCGCCGGAGGGTGAATCGGCGGGCGGACCCGGGGGACGGCCGGGCCGCGGCGACGATGCGCCGCGGCCGGTCGACTGGTGGCGGCCTAGGCTACGGCGACTGCCGCGCCCTCCAGCACCTCGGCGATGTTCTCCAGCGCCCATTCCAGGCTCGCCTTCTCGATCGTGAGTGGAGGCGCGAAACGGATCACCTGCTCGTGCGTCTCCTTGGCGAGGATCCCCCGCGCCTGCAGCGCCTCGCAGAACGGACGCGCCGACCCCGACTCGTCCCGCACGACCACGCCGATGAACAGGCCCCGCCCGCGCACGTGGTCCACGTGCCGCGAGTCGATCGCCTCCAGTTCTCCCTTGAACCAGGCGCCCAGTTCATTCGAGCGGCCCGGCAGGTCCTCATCCCGAATCA is a window of Candidatus Palauibacter australiensis DNA encoding:
- a CDS encoding sigma-70 family RNA polymerase sigma factor; amino-acid sequence: MTEPQLIQRLRDGDQDAARALYDAHVDRVFRICYRFAGEDHLAQDFTQETFVRAFTKIDTFRGEAAFGTWLGSIATTVSLNGLRKVKRFRSRETALHEDLRSTRGLSSLEPDVKERLHRAIDELPAGYRTVFLLHDLEGYTHEEIGTMLGIKAGTSKSQLFRARSRLREKLADFAGEWAC